The proteins below are encoded in one region of Salipiger sp. H15:
- a CDS encoding O-antigen ligase domain-containing protein yields MTPPEALAWRAMVMTWVFYGAGALYVIGPVLGWVFAGMAALALYLGPAIRADLRATGPVPGLVWLWIAGMLVMLIALWGGHLAWGLGLKQTIKSSIGWAKGWALVALFMLAGAVLPIRREVLIRGQCAIGFWTVLLAPLLLIAPYIGLPERIFTSPLKVIGGPGPEYFSVYFFTYDPASWTPRWQFYLPWSPFAALLGVVMVLFALEEKHRGWMACGIGAGLLMILASKSRMGLVGLVACTVGPRMLPLVLRSSAWLALAGVTASLAVLGTWLLSSAQAGVAAFKGARADSTRVRETLQRIAFERWREEAPWFGHGTVQPGPHVVEYMPIGSHHTWYGLLFVKGLVGVGALLVPLVAHLAVVLADATRHPRGRLPLGILMTLVLLSFGENLEIEAYMFWPALLMLGVHLREVAEDKSHQSSSPGRPAADCTSEPSHGHS; encoded by the coding sequence ATGACCCCGCCCGAGGCGCTGGCCTGGCGCGCGATGGTGATGACCTGGGTGTTCTACGGCGCGGGGGCGCTCTACGTGATCGGTCCGGTGCTCGGCTGGGTCTTCGCGGGCATGGCGGCGCTGGCGCTCTATCTCGGGCCGGCGATCCGCGCCGACCTGCGCGCGACGGGCCCTGTTCCCGGCCTCGTCTGGCTCTGGATCGCCGGAATGCTGGTCATGCTGATCGCGCTCTGGGGCGGGCACCTGGCCTGGGGGCTGGGGCTCAAGCAGACCATCAAGTCCTCGATCGGCTGGGCCAAGGGCTGGGCGCTGGTCGCGCTCTTCATGCTGGCCGGCGCGGTGCTGCCGATCCGCCGCGAGGTGCTGATCCGGGGCCAGTGCGCCATCGGGTTCTGGACGGTGCTGCTTGCGCCGCTGCTTCTGATCGCGCCCTACATTGGGCTGCCCGAGCGTATTTTCACCTCGCCGCTGAAGGTCATCGGCGGTCCGGGACCCGAGTATTTCTCGGTCTACTTCTTCACCTACGATCCTGCCTCCTGGACGCCGCGCTGGCAGTTCTACCTGCCCTGGTCGCCATTTGCCGCCCTGCTCGGCGTGGTCATGGTGCTTTTCGCGCTCGAGGAGAAGCACCGGGGATGGATGGCCTGCGGAATCGGGGCGGGGCTGCTGATGATCCTCGCGTCGAAATCGCGGATGGGCCTCGTCGGGCTGGTGGCCTGCACGGTCGGGCCGCGCATGCTTCCGCTCGTGCTGCGCAGTTCGGCCTGGCTGGCGCTTGCGGGGGTGACCGCCTCTCTTGCGGTGCTGGGCACATGGCTCCTGTCGAGCGCCCAGGCCGGCGTCGCGGCCTTCAAGGGCGCGCGGGCGGACAGCACGCGGGTGCGCGAGACGCTGCAGCGCATCGCCTTCGAGCGCTGGCGGGAAGAGGCACCCTGGTTCGGGCATGGCACCGTGCAGCCGGGCCCGCACGTGGTGGAGTACATGCCCATCGGCAGCCACCACACCTGGTACGGGCTTCTCTTCGTGAAGGGGCTGGTGGGTGTCGGCGCGCTTCTCGTACCGCTGGTGGCACATCTCGCCGTCGTCCTTGCGGACGCCACGCGCCACCCGCGCGGGCGCCTTCCGCTCGGCATCCTGATGACACTGGTCCTGCTCTCTTTCGGAGAGAATCTCGAGATCGAGGCCTACATGTTCTGGCCCGCGCTCTTGATGCTTGGCGTGCATCTTCGCGAGGTCGCGGAAGACAAGAGCCACCAGAGTTCCTCGCCCGGTAGACCGGCGGCCGACTGCACTTCAGAACCAAGCCACGGCCACTCCTGA
- a CDS encoding response regulator transcription factor → MRLLIADDHDLLRDTLVMYFETASDISVVTAASFGEAERMIDKDGPFDLVLLDFNMPQMAGLSGLERLLARPAPPRVALLSGEARREVAEKALAMGACGFIPKTLTARRLVNAVRFMAMGEVYAPIDFMSGPETRELHPLAEKLSRREQQVAKGLTEGKSNKEIARDLDLQEPTIKLHVKTLYRKIGASNRTQAALIAREVGLA, encoded by the coding sequence ATGCGACTGTTGATTGCCGACGATCATGACCTTCTGAGGGACACGCTCGTCATGTATTTCGAGACGGCCAGCGACATATCGGTCGTCACCGCCGCGAGTTTCGGCGAGGCGGAACGGATGATCGACAAGGATGGTCCGTTCGACCTCGTGCTGCTGGATTTCAACATGCCGCAGATGGCTGGCCTGTCCGGGCTCGAGCGCCTGCTCGCCCGTCCGGCGCCGCCTCGGGTGGCTCTGCTCTCGGGCGAGGCGCGGCGCGAGGTGGCCGAGAAGGCGCTGGCGATGGGCGCCTGCGGGTTCATCCCCAAGACGCTGACCGCGCGAAGGCTGGTGAACGCGGTGCGGTTCATGGCGATGGGCGAGGTCTACGCGCCCATCGATTTCATGAGCGGCCCGGAAACGCGGGAGCTCCACCCGCTGGCCGAGAAGCTGTCGCGCCGCGAGCAGCAGGTCGCCAAGGGGCTGACCGAGGGCAAGTCGAACAAGGAGATCGCCCGCGACCTCGACCTGCAGGAACCGACCATCAAGCTCCACGTGAAGACGCTCTATCGCAAGATCGGCGCGTCGAACCGCACCCAGGCCGCGCTGATCGCGCGCGAGGTCGGCCTCGCCTGA
- a CDS encoding WecB/TagA/CpsF family glycosyltransferase — translation MKHAAGTDFTAQNTQQIQRADVSLPMREVMGLPLVDAAARATIDAILAPGLRTVAFLNAHCANVMVRDPSYADALRRADMILPDGIGVELAARMTGQRLAANLNGTDFVPALLRTARQRGLSVFLFGGTPGTAERAADRLCRDMPGLRVVGTRDGYAGAADEAAAIDAINASGADILIVAMGVPLQDVWLARNAERLAPRVRLGVGALLDFLAGNVRRAPLVVRRARCEWIWRLAIEPRRMARRYLVGNATFMARAALHALRSVDPIGLRKRLLDLTLAGLAAVALSPLLLLVMLAVRLDSPGPAFYRQTRVGKDGTPFSVLKFRSMYTDAEARRAALLAQSDRAGICFKSRNDPRVTRIGRILRRSSLDELPQIFNVLRGEMSLVGPRPALPQEVAAYPAQALGRLRVKPGITGLWQVSGRADISFDKMIDMDLAYGASRSTLLDLMIIFLTFRTVLSGRGAY, via the coding sequence ATGAAACACGCAGCCGGTACCGACTTCACCGCGCAGAATACGCAGCAAATCCAACGGGCTGATGTGAGCCTGCCGATGCGCGAGGTGATGGGACTGCCGCTCGTCGATGCAGCCGCACGAGCCACGATCGACGCCATTCTGGCCCCGGGGCTCAGGACTGTCGCCTTTCTCAACGCGCATTGCGCGAATGTCATGGTGCGCGATCCCTCCTATGCGGACGCCCTGCGCCGGGCGGACATGATCCTGCCGGATGGGATCGGCGTCGAACTGGCCGCGCGGATGACCGGCCAGCGGCTCGCGGCGAACCTCAACGGCACCGATTTCGTCCCGGCCCTGCTGCGCACGGCACGCCAGCGCGGGCTCTCGGTCTTCCTCTTCGGGGGCACCCCCGGCACCGCCGAGCGTGCGGCGGACCGGCTCTGCCGCGACATGCCCGGCCTGCGGGTGGTCGGCACCCGAGACGGCTACGCCGGCGCCGCCGACGAGGCGGCCGCGATTGACGCCATCAACGCGTCCGGCGCCGATATCCTCATCGTCGCAATGGGCGTGCCGCTGCAGGATGTCTGGCTTGCCCGGAACGCGGAGCGGCTCGCCCCGCGCGTCCGGCTCGGAGTCGGCGCCCTGCTCGACTTCCTCGCCGGCAACGTCCGGCGCGCACCCCTCGTGGTTCGCAGGGCGCGCTGCGAATGGATCTGGCGGCTCGCGATCGAGCCGCGCCGCATGGCCCGCCGCTACCTTGTCGGCAACGCCACCTTCATGGCCCGCGCCGCGCTGCACGCGCTGCGGTCGGTCGACCCGATCGGCCTGCGCAAGCGCCTGCTCGACCTGACCCTCGCGGGCCTCGCGGCGGTGGCCCTCTCGCCGCTGCTGCTGCTCGTCATGCTGGCGGTCCGGCTCGACAGCCCGGGCCCCGCTTTCTACCGGCAGACCCGCGTCGGCAAGGACGGCACGCCCTTTTCGGTGCTGAAGTTCCGATCCATGTACACCGATGCCGAGGCGCGCCGCGCCGCGCTTCTCGCGCAGTCGGACCGTGCGGGGATCTGCTTCAAATCGAGGAACGACCCCCGCGTGACGCGCATCGGGCGCATCCTGCGACGCAGCTCGCTCGACGAGTTGCCGCAGATCTTCAACGTGCTGCGTGGCGAGATGTCCCTCGTCGGCCCGCGCCCCGCCCTTCCGCAGGAGGTCGCCGCCTACCCCGCGCAGGCGCTGGGGCGGCTCCGGGTGAAGCCGGGCATCACCGGGCTCTGGCAGGTCTCCGGCCGGGCCGACATTTCCTTCGACAAGATGATCGACATGGATCTGGCCTACGGCGCGAGCCGCTCGACCCTGCTCGACCTGATGATCATCTTCCTGACCTTCCGCACCGTGCTGTCCGGCCGCGGGGCCTACTGA
- a CDS encoding polysaccharide biosynthesis/export family protein: MAATGCASYDRPDNLAPVAEGLDYQAQWREPEVSRGNAQFLRSATINAQACRTPIGGGDGKGSGLAAASLRGERLTRGDLLDIRVEQDETFNGSYEVSRDGTIRLPFLNAIPAQGRTVDEIEDRLAAALRAEEFYDDRPRISVRVLDLAPVSVGVSGAVFEPHQVEIGALGADQRDGVRINAMGASTEARNLSAALRAAGGVRPDADISAVELRRAGQLYKLDMRGVFEGENVVDVMLVTGDEIRVPSRQCFQEELMRPSPISPPGASLFLSNLTQPASGNAESAIGREVREVPWGTRYLQAVVDTNCVGGPRATSADRSAVLFSRNPVTGVSAVIERNIEDLLRRADRDDYDPYLLPGDSIACYDSTVTNITEVARLLGIIGVVSFLR, translated from the coding sequence ATGGCGGCCACGGGCTGCGCCAGCTACGACCGGCCCGACAATCTTGCTCCCGTGGCAGAGGGGCTCGACTACCAGGCACAGTGGCGTGAACCCGAGGTCAGCCGCGGCAACGCCCAGTTCCTGCGCTCGGCGACGATCAACGCCCAGGCCTGCCGGACCCCGATCGGGGGCGGTGACGGCAAGGGCAGCGGGCTCGCCGCGGCCTCGCTGCGCGGCGAGCGGCTCACGCGGGGCGATCTTCTCGACATCCGGGTCGAGCAGGACGAGACCTTCAACGGCTCCTACGAGGTGTCGCGCGACGGCACCATCCGCCTGCCGTTCCTCAATGCGATCCCGGCGCAGGGCCGCACCGTGGACGAGATCGAGGACCGACTCGCCGCCGCGCTGCGCGCCGAGGAATTCTATGACGACAGGCCGCGCATCTCGGTGCGGGTTCTCGATCTTGCGCCGGTCAGCGTCGGCGTCTCTGGCGCGGTGTTCGAGCCGCACCAGGTCGAGATCGGGGCCCTCGGGGCAGACCAGCGCGACGGTGTGCGGATCAACGCCATGGGCGCCTCGACCGAGGCTCGCAACCTGTCCGCGGCGCTGCGGGCGGCGGGCGGCGTGCGCCCCGACGCCGACATCTCGGCGGTGGAACTGCGCCGGGCCGGGCAGCTCTACAAGCTCGACATGCGCGGTGTCTTCGAAGGCGAGAACGTGGTGGACGTCATGCTTGTCACCGGTGACGAGATCCGCGTGCCGAGCCGCCAGTGCTTCCAGGAGGAGCTGATGCGGCCCTCGCCGATCAGCCCGCCGGGCGCGTCGCTCTTCCTGTCGAACCTGACGCAGCCGGCGAGCGGCAATGCCGAATCCGCCATCGGGCGCGAGGTCCGCGAGGTGCCCTGGGGCACGCGCTACCTGCAGGCCGTGGTCGACACCAACTGCGTCGGCGGCCCGCGCGCGACCAGCGCGGACCGCTCGGCGGTCCTGTTCAGCCGCAACCCGGTGACGGGCGTCTCGGCGGTGATCGAGCGCAACATCGAGGACCTGCTGCGGCGCGCGGACCGCGATGATTACGATCCCTACCTGCTGCCCGGCGACTCCATCGCCTGCTACGACAGCACTGTCACCAACATCACCGAGGTGGCGCGGCTGCTGGGCATCATCGGCGTCGTGTCCTTCCTGCGCTGA
- a CDS encoding oligosaccharide flippase family protein — protein sequence MPLPATLLALTRVPLGRNLLSYGASEVAAKASRLLVVIAVSRTMEAEAIGLAAAALAAADILKALTENGVGQRIIAAPEHRLEPTCATARRIFTLWCAGLFGLQLLVAVLLVLLGGSVSVGGLIALLALEYLFMPAGLVQAALAMREGKMRQTAAIAGGQVVGANLIAALLALLWPSAMALVLPRILAAPIWLVCMRRLRPWTPARSIVGAPLSEFTRFGAAVLGIEIVKALRLQADKLLIGLLMGPEMLGLYFLAFNAGLGLASSFSVAISVVIFPHLCRAPDRAEALRQGILLSLAVVAPAVALQAALAPVYVPLLFGAGWDGIAEVVSILCLAAIPMSLWSGAAGWLRAEGRTGEELRATMLLTGALLLNTVIMSPFGLAALAWGYLATACVTMGAASLPALAAGFGPRPQRS from the coding sequence ATGCCCTTGCCCGCCACCCTTCTTGCGCTGACGCGTGTTCCGCTCGGGCGGAACCTGCTGTCCTACGGCGCCTCGGAAGTGGCGGCGAAGGCGTCTCGCCTGCTGGTCGTCATCGCCGTGTCCCGGACCATGGAGGCCGAAGCCATCGGCCTTGCCGCGGCCGCGCTTGCGGCGGCGGACATTCTCAAGGCGCTGACCGAGAACGGCGTGGGGCAACGCATCATCGCCGCCCCCGAGCACCGGCTCGAGCCCACCTGCGCCACCGCGCGGCGGATCTTCACGCTCTGGTGCGCCGGGCTCTTCGGACTGCAGCTGCTGGTCGCCGTTTTGCTCGTGCTCCTCGGCGGCAGTGTCTCCGTCGGCGGCCTGATCGCGCTGCTTGCGCTCGAGTACCTCTTCATGCCCGCCGGGCTGGTGCAGGCGGCACTGGCCATGCGCGAGGGCAAGATGCGGCAGACCGCCGCCATCGCCGGCGGCCAGGTGGTGGGTGCGAACCTCATTGCCGCGTTGCTGGCGCTGCTCTGGCCCAGTGCGATGGCGCTGGTGCTGCCTCGCATCCTTGCCGCCCCGATCTGGCTCGTCTGCATGCGCCGCCTCCGGCCCTGGACACCGGCGCGAAGCATCGTGGGCGCGCCGCTCTCTGAGTTCACCCGCTTCGGCGCCGCGGTGCTGGGGATCGAGATCGTCAAGGCCCTGCGCCTGCAGGCCGACAAGCTGCTCATCGGCCTGCTGATGGGCCCCGAGATGCTCGGTCTCTACTTCCTCGCCTTCAACGCCGGGCTTGGCCTTGCCTCGTCCTTCTCGGTGGCGATCTCGGTCGTGATCTTCCCGCATCTCTGCCGCGCCCCGGACCGCGCCGAGGCGCTGCGGCAGGGCATCCTGCTGAGCCTTGCCGTGGTCGCCCCCGCCGTGGCGCTGCAAGCGGCGCTCGCCCCCGTCTACGTGCCGCTGCTTTTCGGCGCAGGCTGGGACGGGATCGCCGAGGTCGTGAGCATCCTCTGCCTCGCGGCCATCCCGATGAGCCTCTGGTCGGGCGCCGCCGGCTGGCTGCGCGCCGAGGGGCGCACCGGCGAGGAGCTTCGCGCGACCATGCTGCTCACCGGCGCGCTGCTTCTGAACACCGTCATCATGTCGCCCTTCGGCCTCGCCGCTCTGGCCTGGGGATATCTCGCCACCGCCTGCGTCACCATGGGCGCGGCCTCTCTTCCCGCCCTCGCCGCCGGCTTCGGCCCGCGCCCCCAAAGGAGCTGA